A window of the Streptomyces sp. NBC_00250 genome harbors these coding sequences:
- the secD gene encoding protein translocase subunit SecD, which produces MSSRSALWRALLALAVVALSLWITLTTPPRLGLDLRGGTRIVLQTEDGPTARADAASTDRALEVLRKRVDGLGVAEPSLARSGERRIVVELPGLSDPRQAAEVIGRTAQLTFHAVTGEARGPAGPAAKNGTRVLADPDAPGRFLGLAAPALTGDGVKSAEAVLDTTNGRGWTVDLAFRDRAADTWAQLTGAAACAAPGDPARRVAIVLDDRVVSAPGMQTGVPCGSGIGGGSAQITGGFSAQEARDLAALVQGGALPVPVTTIEQSTVGPTLGAEAIRASALAAVIGLACTGVFVMVIYRLLGVLATIALLLYGLISYAAVVALGATITLPGLAGFVLAIGIAVDANVLVFERAREEYAALGRRATGADLRRPLTTAFGKVWSAVADSHVTTLLAAGLLFVFATGPVKGFGVTLAIGVVTSLLTAMVITRLLADLTLRLPVVRRRPAVTGMAGLGRLRTRLTRRVPRLMAHRRRWLLSCAGLLMVALAGIGVRGLEFGVEFTGGRVVQYTAERPVDADAARASIAAAGFPDAVVQTTGDSDVSVRVRESGDGEQREIREALTKVAGPVEVERDDLIGPSLGGELRTHALLALGLAVAAQLLYLTVRFRWTYATAAVAAMTQDVLLVIGLFAWLGKPVDSVFLAALLTVVGYSVNDSVVVLDRLRELRRRGGGVPLPDLADRAVAQTLPRTVNTGMGALFVLVALAVLGGDSLTDFSVALLAGVVLGMASTVFTAMPLAVALEHRNPAAAAAAPGKGSGSRQRAGGTGDRDRTGAVV; this is translated from the coding sequence GTGTCTTCTCGTTCCGCGCTCTGGCGTGCGCTGCTCGCGCTCGCCGTCGTCGCGCTCTCCCTCTGGATCACCCTGACCACCCCGCCCCGTCTCGGACTCGACCTCCGTGGGGGGACCCGCATCGTCCTCCAGACCGAGGACGGACCCACCGCCCGCGCCGACGCGGCGTCCACCGACCGCGCCCTGGAGGTGCTCCGCAAACGCGTCGACGGTCTCGGCGTCGCCGAACCCTCGCTCGCCCGCTCCGGCGAACGGCGCATCGTCGTCGAACTCCCCGGACTCAGCGACCCGCGCCAGGCCGCCGAAGTCATCGGCCGCACCGCCCAGCTCACCTTCCACGCCGTCACCGGCGAGGCCCGGGGGCCCGCGGGACCGGCAGCGAAGAACGGGACGCGCGTCCTCGCCGACCCCGACGCGCCCGGCCGCTTCCTGGGCCTGGCCGCACCAGCGCTCACCGGCGACGGCGTCAAGAGCGCCGAGGCCGTCCTCGACACCACGAACGGCCGGGGCTGGACGGTCGACCTCGCCTTCCGTGACCGCGCCGCCGACACCTGGGCGCAGCTCACCGGCGCCGCCGCCTGCGCGGCCCCCGGGGACCCGGCCCGCAGGGTCGCGATCGTGCTCGACGACCGCGTCGTCTCCGCGCCCGGCATGCAGACCGGCGTCCCGTGCGGCTCGGGCATCGGCGGCGGCTCCGCGCAGATCACCGGAGGGTTCTCCGCGCAGGAGGCACGCGACCTCGCGGCGCTCGTCCAGGGCGGCGCGCTCCCGGTCCCGGTGACGACGATCGAGCAGAGCACCGTGGGACCGACGCTCGGCGCCGAGGCGATCCGAGCCAGCGCCCTGGCCGCGGTGATCGGTCTCGCCTGCACCGGTGTCTTCGTGATGGTGATCTACCGGCTCCTCGGTGTCCTCGCGACGATCGCGCTCCTGCTGTACGGGCTGATCTCGTACGCCGCGGTCGTCGCCCTCGGAGCCACGATCACCCTGCCGGGCCTCGCCGGTTTCGTCCTGGCCATCGGCATCGCCGTCGACGCGAACGTCCTCGTCTTCGAACGCGCGAGGGAGGAGTACGCGGCCCTCGGCCGCCGGGCCACGGGAGCCGACCTGCGGCGGCCGCTGACGACGGCCTTCGGCAAGGTGTGGAGCGCGGTCGCGGACTCCCACGTCACCACCCTGCTCGCCGCGGGCCTCCTGTTCGTCTTCGCCACCGGACCCGTCAAGGGGTTCGGCGTGACCCTCGCGATCGGCGTCGTGACCTCGCTCCTCACCGCGATGGTGATCACCCGCCTGCTCGCCGACCTGACCCTGCGGCTGCCCGTGGTGCGCCGGCGCCCGGCGGTCACCGGCATGGCAGGACTCGGCCGGCTGCGGACCCGGCTGACCCGGCGCGTCCCGCGCCTGATGGCCCACCGGCGCCGCTGGCTGCTCTCCTGCGCCGGGCTCCTGATGGTGGCCCTCGCCGGAATCGGCGTCCGGGGCCTGGAGTTCGGCGTCGAGTTCACCGGCGGCCGGGTCGTCCAGTACACCGCCGAGCGGCCTGTGGACGCCGACGCGGCGCGCGCGTCGATCGCCGCGGCGGGCTTCCCCGACGCCGTCGTGCAGACGACCGGCGACAGCGACGTGTCGGTACGCGTCCGGGAGAGCGGCGACGGCGAACAGCGGGAGATCCGGGAGGCGCTCACCAAGGTCGCCGGCCCGGTCGAGGTGGAACGCGACGACCTGATCGGCCCCAGCCTCGGAGGGGAGCTGCGCACCCACGCCCTGCTCGCGCTCGGTCTCGCGGTCGCGGCCCAACTCCTCTATCTGACGGTACGGTTCCGCTGGACGTACGCGACGGCGGCGGTGGCGGCGATGACCCAGGACGTGCTGCTCGTGATCGGCCTGTTCGCCTGGCTCGGCAAGCCGGTGGACAGCGTCTTCCTCGCCGCGCTCCTGACCGTCGTCGGCTACTCGGTCAACGACTCGGTGGTCGTCCTCGACCGCCTGCGGGAGCTGCGCCGTCGCGGCGGGGGCGTTCCGCTGCCGGACCTCGCCGACCGGGCCGTCGCCCAGACCCTGCCCCGTACGGTCAACACCGGCATGGGCGCCCTCTTCGTCCTGGTGGCGCTCGCCGTCCTGGGCGGCGACTCGCTCACCGACTTCTCGGTCGCGCTGCTCGCGGGCGTCGTGCTCGGCATGGCGTCCACGGTGTTCACGGCGATGCCGCTGGCCGTCGCCCTGGAGCACCGGAACCCGGCGGCGGCCGCCGCCGCCCCCGGCAAGGGGTCCGGGTCACGGCAGCGGGCGGGCGGCACCGGCGATCGGGACCGCACGGGCGCGGTGGTCTGA
- a CDS encoding cupin domain-containing protein has product MAVRPVRAQDRIPEDLPDRVARDLPGGVELYHLRPDGSILLADREGSRELGPEREFLRFIDDGQFAHYLVGDAATSPERPSNATVKLGVVGPRSAFTPHAHGGEHFVLSLGHAACGLFDTARGRVTDVPLTPGMLIRIPEMMPHSFANRGDAPLTILAANTGYGIDHEDYAITAAEAERRATAPSGGQGGPSGGTAPAAGDPAGRRTLTAEPLTDYRTLAAELRDIERAQRVHGIAATTVRERLAARLRRVAAALEVPR; this is encoded by the coding sequence ATGGCGGTACGACCTGTGCGAGCGCAGGACCGGATACCGGAGGACCTACCGGACCGGGTCGCGCGAGATCTGCCCGGCGGAGTGGAGCTGTACCACCTGAGGCCGGACGGCAGCATTCTGCTCGCCGACCGGGAGGGCAGCCGGGAGCTCGGACCGGAGCGGGAGTTCCTGCGGTTCATCGACGACGGGCAGTTCGCCCACTACCTGGTCGGGGACGCGGCGACCTCGCCCGAGCGGCCGTCCAACGCCACCGTCAAACTCGGGGTCGTGGGCCCGCGCAGCGCCTTCACCCCGCACGCGCACGGCGGCGAGCACTTCGTCCTCAGCCTCGGCCACGCCGCCTGCGGCCTGTTCGACACGGCCCGCGGGCGCGTCACCGACGTCCCGCTCACGCCGGGCATGCTGATCCGGATCCCGGAGATGATGCCGCACTCCTTCGCCAACCGCGGCGACGCACCGCTGACCATCCTCGCCGCGAACACCGGCTACGGGATCGACCACGAGGACTACGCGATCACCGCGGCCGAGGCCGAGCGGCGGGCGACGGCGCCCTCCGGCGGCCAGGGCGGCCCGAGCGGCGGGACCGCTCCGGCCGCGGGCGACCCCGCCGGCCGCCGGACCCTGACCGCCGAACCCCTCACCGACTACCGGACCCTGGCCGCCGAGCTCCGCGACATCGAGCGCGCCCAGCGCGTCCACGGCATCGCCGCCACCACGGTCCGCGAGCGGCTCGCCGCCCGGCTGCGCCGGGTGGCGGCCGCCCTGGAGGTGCCCCGGTGA
- a CDS encoding FAD-dependent monooxygenase, which produces MSGNAVVVGGGIGGLAAAIGLRRIGWEVTVLERASALDDVGAGISLHANGIRALDALGAGEAVRGAARPQYSGGTRVPGGGWLARMDGTALERELGTPIVGIPRAALHRALRAALPAESVVVGVEVTSVDLTDPHRARVLTGGMGAEGVREADLVVAADGVNSRLRAQLFPDHPGPVHSGATVLRAITDTPVPLTSDFELTWGRGAEFGHIAFADGRAEWHAVLNSRPGVRHADPLQEMRRRFGDWHDPIPALLAATHPGAVLHHDIHELATPLPMFVSGRVALLGDAAHAMTPNLGQGACQALEDAVTLAAALATTTDSRHSRHSHSPHAPRDSDTATSGIDAALARYDAERRPRGQAVARAARQAGRMGQRLAHPLAVSVRNAALRAAPSGATLRAILRHADWTAPSLGPITE; this is translated from the coding sequence ATGAGCGGGAACGCGGTGGTGGTCGGTGGCGGCATCGGCGGACTGGCGGCCGCGATCGGACTGCGCCGGATCGGATGGGAGGTGACGGTCCTCGAACGCGCCTCCGCCCTGGACGACGTCGGCGCGGGCATCTCCCTGCACGCCAACGGCATCCGCGCCCTGGACGCCCTCGGCGCGGGCGAGGCGGTACGCGGGGCCGCCCGGCCCCAGTACAGCGGAGGCACCCGCGTCCCGGGAGGTGGATGGCTGGCCCGGATGGACGGAACCGCGCTCGAACGGGAACTCGGCACGCCCATCGTCGGCATCCCGCGCGCCGCACTGCACCGGGCGCTGCGGGCGGCACTGCCCGCCGAGTCCGTGGTCGTCGGGGTCGAGGTCACGTCGGTGGACCTCACCGATCCGCACCGGGCGAGGGTGCTCACCGGAGGGATGGGCGCAGAGGGGGTCCGGGAAGCGGACCTCGTCGTGGCCGCCGACGGTGTGAACAGCCGCCTTCGCGCCCAGCTCTTCCCCGATCACCCCGGCCCCGTCCACAGCGGAGCCACCGTACTGCGCGCGATCACCGACACTCCCGTCCCGCTGACGTCCGACTTCGAACTCACCTGGGGCAGGGGTGCCGAGTTCGGGCACATCGCGTTCGCCGACGGGCGCGCCGAGTGGCACGCCGTACTCAACTCACGTCCCGGCGTGCGACACGCGGACCCGCTGCAGGAGATGCGCCGTCGATTCGGCGACTGGCACGACCCGATCCCCGCGCTGCTCGCCGCCACGCACCCCGGCGCCGTGCTGCACCACGACATCCATGAACTCGCCACTCCCCTGCCCATGTTCGTCTCCGGGCGGGTCGCCCTGCTCGGCGACGCGGCCCACGCCATGACCCCCAACCTCGGCCAGGGCGCCTGCCAGGCACTGGAGGACGCGGTGACGCTGGCGGCCGCGCTCGCGACGACCACCGACTCGCGCCACTCCCGTCACTCCCATAGCCCCCATGCCCCGCGCGACTCCGATACCGCGACGTCCGGCATCGACGCGGCTCTCGCCAGGTACGACGCCGAGCGGCGGCCCCGCGGTCAGGCCGTCGCCCGCGCGGCGCGCCAGGCCGGCCGCATGGGGCAGCGGCTCGCCCATCCCCTCGCCGTCTCCGTCCGCAACGCGGCGCTCCGGGCAGCCCCGTCCGGAGCGACCCTCCGCGCGATCCTGCGCCACGCCGACTGGACCGCCCCGAGCCTGGGGCCGATCACCGAATAG
- the mgt gene encoding macrolide-inactivating glycosyltransferase, whose amino-acid sequence MTTTAPPAHIAMFSIAAHGHVNPSLEVIRELVARGHRVSYAVPASFAEKVAATGATPVVYTSTLPTDDDPDAWGTELIDNIEPFLNDAVQALPQLAEAFDKDRPDLVLHDITAYPAPVLAHTWGVPAVSLWPNLVPWEGYEEEVAEPMFAELKASPRGKAYYARFEAWLAEHGVDTHPDRLIARPRRALVLIPKALQPQADRVDEAVYTFVGACQGERAEQGGWERPADAEKVVLVSLGSAFTKLPGFYRDCVEAFAGLPGWHVVLQIGKFVDPAELGVVPPHVEVHSWVPQLAILRQADAFVTHAGAGGSQEGLATATPMVAVPQAVDQFGNADMLQSLGVARHLPMDEVTPERLRKELLALVDDPEVARRAREIQESMAREGGTRRAADLIEAELAGA is encoded by the coding sequence ATGACCACCACCGCGCCCCCCGCGCACATCGCCATGTTCTCCATCGCCGCCCACGGCCACGTGAACCCGAGCCTGGAGGTCATCCGTGAGCTCGTGGCCCGTGGCCACCGCGTCAGCTACGCCGTTCCCGCGTCCTTCGCCGAGAAGGTGGCGGCGACGGGGGCGACGCCGGTCGTCTACACCTCGACCCTGCCGACCGACGACGACCCGGACGCCTGGGGAACGGAGCTGATCGACAACATCGAGCCGTTCCTGAACGACGCCGTGCAGGCGCTGCCGCAGCTCGCCGAGGCCTTCGACAAGGACCGGCCGGACCTCGTCCTCCACGACATCACCGCCTACCCGGCGCCCGTCCTGGCCCACACCTGGGGCGTGCCGGCCGTCTCCCTGTGGCCCAACCTCGTGCCGTGGGAGGGGTACGAGGAGGAGGTGGCCGAGCCCATGTTCGCCGAGCTCAAGGCCTCGCCGCGCGGCAAGGCGTACTACGCGCGGTTCGAGGCCTGGCTCGCCGAGCACGGCGTCGACACCCACCCGGACAGGCTGATCGCCCGCCCGCGCCGCGCGCTCGTACTCATCCCGAAGGCGCTCCAGCCGCAGGCCGACCGGGTCGACGAGGCCGTCTACACCTTCGTGGGCGCCTGCCAGGGCGAGCGCGCCGAGCAGGGCGGGTGGGAGCGGCCGGCGGACGCGGAGAAGGTCGTCCTGGTCTCGCTCGGCTCCGCCTTCACCAAACTGCCCGGCTTCTACCGGGACTGCGTCGAGGCGTTCGCCGGACTTCCCGGCTGGCACGTCGTCCTGCAGATCGGGAAGTTCGTCGACCCGGCGGAGCTCGGTGTCGTCCCGCCCCATGTCGAAGTGCACTCCTGGGTGCCCCAGTTGGCGATCCTGCGGCAGGCCGACGCCTTTGTGACCCACGCGGGCGCGGGCGGCAGCCAGGAGGGCCTGGCCACCGCCACCCCCATGGTGGCGGTGCCGCAGGCGGTCGATCAGTTCGGGAACGCCGACATGCTCCAGTCCCTGGGCGTCGCGCGGCACCTGCCGATGGACGAGGTCACCCCGGAGCGGCTGCGGAAGGAGCTGCTCGCGCTCGTCGACGATCCCGAAGTGGCCCGCCGCGCACGGGAGATCCAGGAATCGATGGCCCGCGAGGGCGGGACGCGCCGGGCCGCCGACCTGATCGAGGCCGAACTCGCCGGAGCGTGA
- a CDS encoding asparagine synthetase B family protein: MARLCACLAATTGQARAHLDAMGALGPDHVPAEVPGAELSLLPGEPGRAEGPYTAYGRTAVGEVTLHNRPVLLAALAQRSALPPADCSDGELLLRCWALLGDAGVGLAEGMFVLAVLDGPDLVLIRDHVGARTLFYARADAAWAASTSLRALRRWPALGTSMNLSAVRSFLTFAYLPGEETLLTGVRELLPGRVLRLHRDGTSTETVHWEPRERIEEPVPQDPTGHVLALRALLERATASRLPVAEPAAVLLSGGIDSSLVTALAAKLHSHPVHTYSISFGDDLPNELGYSGLVAAHCHTRHRVLNVTGEAVAARLAEAAALLDSPVGDPLTVPNLMLAEAVATDGASVVLNGEGGDPVFGGPKNLPMLVQEMHRTPGAPWDEDRATAYLRSYRKCWTDLPDLLTAPALEALRDAPALERHVAPYLTADGGGPHRMGHLLNQLLHCNLRTKGAHHILTKVERLTSSQGVEGRSPLFDRSVVDHAFATPPSFKLRGTAEKWILKEAVRDLLPDTVVDRPKSGMRVPVQQWLTGPLRDLGQDLLLGPRSRERGLFRPETVRAWLRGEGALLPRQGGKLWLVLTLELWLRSYDV; encoded by the coding sequence GTGGCACGTCTGTGCGCCTGTCTGGCCGCCACCACCGGGCAGGCCCGCGCCCATCTCGACGCGATGGGCGCCCTCGGCCCCGACCACGTCCCGGCCGAGGTCCCCGGCGCCGAGCTGTCGCTGCTCCCCGGGGAGCCCGGCCGCGCCGAGGGCCCGTACACCGCGTACGGGCGGACGGCGGTCGGGGAGGTCACCCTGCACAACCGGCCGGTGCTCCTCGCCGCCCTCGCGCAGCGGTCCGCTCTCCCGCCGGCCGACTGCTCCGACGGTGAACTACTGCTGCGCTGCTGGGCGTTGCTCGGGGACGCGGGGGTGGGCCTGGCCGAGGGGATGTTCGTACTCGCCGTGCTCGACGGCCCCGACCTGGTCCTGATCCGCGACCACGTCGGCGCCCGCACCCTCTTCTACGCGCGGGCCGACGCCGCCTGGGCCGCCTCCACCTCGCTGCGCGCGCTGCGCCGGTGGCCCGCACTCGGCACCTCGATGAACCTGTCGGCGGTCCGCTCGTTCCTCACCTTCGCCTATCTGCCCGGCGAGGAGACGCTGCTGACCGGCGTACGGGAGCTGCTGCCCGGCCGGGTGCTCCGGCTGCACCGGGACGGGACGTCCACCGAGACCGTCCACTGGGAGCCCCGGGAACGGATCGAGGAGCCCGTGCCGCAGGACCCGACCGGCCATGTCCTGGCATTGCGGGCCCTGTTGGAGCGGGCGACGGCGAGCCGGCTGCCCGTCGCCGAGCCGGCCGCCGTGCTCCTCTCCGGCGGCATCGACAGCTCGCTGGTCACCGCCCTGGCGGCGAAACTCCACAGCCACCCGGTGCACACCTACTCCATCAGCTTCGGCGACGACCTGCCGAACGAGCTGGGCTACTCGGGCCTGGTGGCCGCGCACTGCCACACCCGCCACCGGGTCCTGAACGTCACGGGCGAGGCCGTGGCGGCCCGGCTCGCCGAGGCGGCCGCCCTGCTCGACAGCCCCGTCGGCGATCCGCTGACCGTGCCGAACCTGATGCTCGCCGAGGCCGTGGCCACCGACGGCGCCTCCGTCGTCCTCAACGGCGAGGGCGGTGACCCCGTCTTCGGCGGGCCGAAGAACCTCCCCATGCTGGTCCAGGAGATGCACCGGACCCCTGGCGCGCCCTGGGACGAGGACCGGGCGACCGCGTACCTGCGCTCGTACCGCAAATGCTGGACCGACCTCCCGGACCTGCTGACGGCACCGGCCCTGGAGGCCCTGCGGGACGCCCCGGCCCTGGAGCGGCACGTGGCGCCCTATCTGACGGCGGACGGCGGCGGCCCGCACCGGATGGGGCACCTCCTCAACCAGCTGCTCCACTGCAACCTGCGGACCAAGGGCGCCCACCACATCCTCACGAAGGTGGAGCGGCTGACGTCCTCGCAGGGGGTGGAGGGCCGTTCCCCGCTCTTCGACCGGTCGGTCGTCGACCACGCCTTCGCGACACCGCCCTCCTTCAAGCTCCGTGGTACCGCGGAGAAGTGGATCCTCAAGGAGGCCGTGCGGGACCTGCTCCCGGACACCGTGGTCGACCGGCCCAAGAGCGGGATGCGGGTGCCGGTCCAGCAGTGGCTGACGGGCCCGCTCCGCGACCTCGGCCAGGACCTCCTCCTCGGGCCCAGGTCCCGGGAGCGCGGGCTGTTCCGGCCGGAGACCGTCCGCGCCTGGCTGCGCGGCGAGGGCGCCCTGCTGCCCCGGCAGGGCGGCAAGTTGTGGCTGGTGCTCACCCTGGAGCTCTGGCTGAGGTCGTACGACGTGTGA
- a CDS encoding lysophospholipid acyltransferase family protein — protein sequence MLSRLAAHVVPFFGRLTVTTDPGARLEPGSILVVNHTSTADPALVLAALRKRLAVDPVLLATAGLWRIPLLGRALTREGYVPVHRNSARAAAALDHAAVALASGRHVMLYAEGRIPPRPDSAENPPEAFRTGLARLAGATGAPVVPIGQAGARRITSGGRVKQIAGVLTAPVRRPGLHVHIGTPLRLPADVTAATELAHGAVTEAWRTAAGALGEPAAATVRRR from the coding sequence GTGCTCAGCCGTCTCGCCGCCCATGTCGTCCCGTTCTTCGGGCGACTCACCGTCACCACCGATCCCGGAGCCCGCCTGGAGCCCGGCAGCATCCTGGTCGTGAACCACACCTCGACGGCCGACCCGGCACTCGTCCTCGCCGCGCTCCGCAAGCGGCTCGCCGTCGATCCCGTCCTGCTCGCCACCGCCGGACTGTGGCGGATCCCGCTGCTCGGCCGGGCGCTGACGCGGGAGGGGTACGTCCCCGTGCACCGCAACTCCGCGCGTGCTGCCGCCGCCCTCGACCACGCGGCGGTCGCGCTCGCCTCCGGGCGGCACGTGATGCTGTACGCGGAGGGCCGCATCCCGCCGCGGCCCGACTCCGCCGAGAATCCGCCGGAGGCGTTCCGCACCGGGCTCGCCCGGCTGGCCGGGGCCACCGGTGCCCCCGTCGTGCCGATCGGTCAGGCCGGTGCCCGTCGGATCACCTCGGGCGGGCGGGTGAAGCAGATCGCCGGGGTGCTCACCGCGCCCGTACGGAGGCCGGGCCTCCATGTCCACATCGGGACGCCGCTGCGGCTGCCCGCCGATGTGACGGCCGCGACGGAGCTGGCCCACGGGGCCGTCACCGAGGCGTGGCGGACGGCGGCCGGGGCGCTGGGCGAACCGGCGGCCGCGACGGTCCGGCGGCGGTGA